Within the Kribbella aluminosa genome, the region GCAGAGGTAGCCCGCACCCAGGCCGCGCTCTGCCGATAGGCCGCGGGGACTGGTGATAGGCGATGCGCTATCGCCAGCCCTCAGGGGTTATCCACAGCTGTGAGATTGCCGGCTCGGACGGTGTGGGGCGAGTGCATGTTCTTGGGCATGAACAGGAGATTGGAAGTGGTTGCGGCGGGGCGCGGCGGGTGGTTCACCCGGCCGGACGCGCTGGCCGCGGGGTACAGCGACAGTCAGATTCGGCAGCGGGTGCGGACGGGGCAGTGGATCAGGATGGGGTTCAACTCGTACGTCGACCCGCGCGGCTGGCAAGCCGACGAGCCCCCGTGGGATCGTGCCGTCCGGCTGCATCGGCTGACGGTGCGGATGGCGCGGGAGCGGCTCGGCGACGTGGTGGTCAGTCATCAGTCGGCGGCGATGCTCCACGGGCTGCCGGTCTGGGGCGCCGACCTGACGAAGGCGCACTTCACGCGCCTGGGGTCCGGGCAGTCGCGCGTCGGCCGGAGCATCCAGGTGCATCGGGGTGCGATCGCTGCCGACGAGGTCGTGGAGCTCGAGGGTCTGGAGCTCACGAGATGCGAGCGCGCGATCGTCGAGACGGCTTGCACGACGTCGTACGAGGTCGGCGTCGTCCTGGCTGACGCCGCGCTCAGGATGCGGTTGACGACCCGCGACAGACTTGCGGCCGTCGTACGGCGGCATCGGCACTGGCGTGGTCTACCGGCCGCGTACACCGCAGTGCAGTTTGCGGACGGGCTGAGCGAGTCGGTCGGCGAATCGCGTCTCCGCGTGCTGATGGCGAACCACGGCCTGCCGAAGCCCGAGCCGCAGGTCGTGATCCGCATCAACTGGCCCGACCTCGACGTACCCCACGACACCGCCGCCCGCCTCTGGCGAGCGATGTCGGTATACGCGAAGGGGACTGGCGATAAGCAATTGCCTATCGCCAGTCCCCGGCGGGGGTGATCAGTGGAGGAGGTCGCCGTTGATCCAGACGGCTTGGATGTCGGTGGGGGTGCCTAGGGTGAAGATTCGGGCGAGGGCTTCTTCGGTGTCGTCGGCGTGGGTGATGGCGACCGCCAGCGGGGAACCCTCGGCGGGGCGGAGGAGTTGGGCGTCGAAGTAGTGGCCTACGGAGAGGTGACCGACCTGCGGGAGGTCCAGGGCCTCGGCGCCGGCGGTGGTCGCCAGGTAGAGGAGATGGGCTGCCGTCAGCGGGCGGCCGTGGTCGCCCAGGAGTTGCTGGCAGAAGTACGCCTGGAGACCCTCCTTCAACAGGGAGAAGCCGGTGCCGGCGCCTACGTCCGACCCGAGCGCCACGCGTACGCCGTACTGCAGGTGTCGCGTCAGCGGGAACAGGCCGCTCCCGAGCGCCGCGTTGCTCGTCGGGCAGTGTGCGACCGTGGCGCCGCTGGTCGCGAGGGTTTTGAGTTCGACGTCCGTCGGGTGCACGTTGTGGGCGAGCACGGTACGGCGGTCCACCAGGCCGTGCCGGTCGTACGTCGTCACGTAGTCGCTGCCCCCGAACAGGTCGGCGACCGTCGCGATCTCGGCCTCGTTCTCGTTCACGTGCGAGGTGAACAGGGCGCCGGGGATCGCCTCCATGAGTTCGCGGCAGGTGGCGAGCAGGTCGTCGGTGCAGGACAGCGAGAAGCGCGGCGTGACGGCGTACCGGTTGCGGCCGACGCCGTGCCAGCGGTTCGCGAGGGCGAGCGATTCGGCGTACGCGCGGACCGGGGTGGTGAGCAGCTCCGGCCGGAGCAGCCGGTCGCTGAGGACCAGGCCGGAGGTGATCCGCAGCCCGACCTGCGAGGCGGCGTTGAACAGCGCGTCGACAGCGTCGGCGTAGTGCGCGCCGAAGACCAGGGCGGACGTCGTACCGGCAGCTGCCAGGCCGCGGACGAACTCGTTCGCGACGCCGGTCGCGTAGCCGACGTCGGCCATCCGCGCCTCCTCGGGGAGGGCGTAGCGGTCGAGCCACTCCAGGAGCGGCAGGCCGAGGCCGCCGACCGCGCGGATCTGCGGGAAGTGCACGTGGGTGTCGACGAACCCGGGGAGTACGACGCCGTCGCGGAGATCCACGACCTGCTCGGCGGGGTGCGCCTCGCGGATCTCCAGGTACGGGCCGCGGGCAACGATCAGCCCGTTCTCGACGAGCAGGCCGGCGTCGCTGTCGACCCGCAGCCGGGCGCCCGTGAACGGGTTCTCCGGGGTGTCGATGAACGTGCCACGGTAGAGAGTCATGCTGTTGCCTTACGCTGAGCCGAGGCGGGGCGACGCTCGGCAGATCGAGCCGGCACGGGAAGCCGCGCGGCAGACTGCGCCGAAGCGGCGTGCGCCCCGGCAGTCGATGTCGAGGCAGCAGCTGCCTCGCCGGTGGTCTGTTGTGGTGCTCGTTCGGTGGTGAAGCGTTCGAGGAGCCAGGCGGCGGTGCTGACGGCGATCACGGCCGGTTCCTTGCCGGTGACGGTCGGGATGCCGATCGGGGTGGTGATGCGGGCGATCGCCTCGGGTGGGTTGCCGTCGTCGGCGAGTTTGCGCTGGAAGCGGGTCCACTTGGCGCTCGACCCGATCAGCCCGATGGTGGCGAGCTGGTCGTTCCGGATGGCGGCGTCGCAGAGCGCGGCGTCCTCGGCGTGGTCGTGGGTCATGATCACGACGTGCGTACCGGGCGGCAGCTCGCCGACGACCAGCTCGGGGAGTACGGGGACGTTGTGGACGTGGACCTGCGCGACCGCGTCGTCCAGCACGCCGAGCCGTCCGGTCGTCAGCTGGTCGGCGCGGGAGTCGACGAGATGCAGCTCGATGTCGTGCCGCGCGAGGATCCGCGCCAGCTCGAGCCCCACGTGCCCGACCCCGAAGATCGCGACCGACGGCACCACCGGCAACGGCTCCAGCAACAACTGCACCTCACCACCACAACACTGAACTCCGTGCTGGTACGGCGCTTTGTCGGACAACGCCGCGGTCAGCACCTCGGGACTGCCGATGCCCTGAGCAATCATCTCCCGCGAACGCTCCACCGCCAGCGCCTCGAGGTTTCCGCCGCCGACAGTCGCCCAGACGTTGTCAGCAGCAACAACCATCTTCGCGCCGGCCTCGCGCGGAGCGTGTCCACGAACCGACAGCACGGTCACGAGAACCCCGGCCTCCCGCCGAGCACGCAGCCGTTGAACGGCTTTCACCCACTCCATGAGGTCCCTCCTCGCGCCCGTTCGACCGCCCAATAGACCGCCTCGGGTGTAGCTGGGGACGGCAGGTCGACGCTCGTGCCCGGCGGGCCGAAGGCGGCTGCCGCCTGGCGCAGGGCTTCGCGGACGGAGAAGGCAAGCATGAGTGGGGGTTCGCCGACGGCCTTCGAGCCGTAGACGGCGCCTTCCTCGTGGGCCTTCTCCAGGAGCGTGACGTTGAAGACTTCCGGCATCTCGGAGAAGCTCGGCAGCTTGTACGTCGACGCCGCCTGCGTGGAGAGGCGGCCGGTCTTCGAATCCCAGCGGAGGTCCTCCAGCGTCAACCACCCGGCGCCCTGGACGAAACCGCCCTCGATCTGGCCGATGTCGATCAGTGGGCTGAGGCTGTCGCCGACATCGTGGACGATGTCGACCCGGCGCAGCGTGTACGCCCCGGTGAATCCGTCGACCTCGACCTCCGACGCCGCGACGCCGTACGCGAAGTACTTGAACGGCTCGCCGCGCATCGCGTTCGCGTCCCAGTGCAACCCCTCGGTCCGGTAGAACCCGGCCGCCCACAGCTGCACCCGCTGGTGATACGCGAGGTTGACCAGCTCGTTCCAGCCCACGCCGTCCCCGGAGAGTCCACGGACGACACCGTCGACGAACCGCACGTCGTGCGGGCTGATCCCGAGCTTCCCGCCGGCGACCTGCGCCAACCGCTCGCGGATCTGCTCGCACGCGTTCTTGATCGCCGCGCCGTTCAGGTCGGCGCCGGACGACGCCGCGGTCGCGGACGTGTTCGGTACCTTGTCGGTCCGGGTCGGCGCCAGCCGGACCCGTTCCAGCGGTACGCCGAGCGTGGTCGCCGCGACCTGCAGCATCTTCGTGTGCAGGCCCTGCCCCATCTCGGTACCGCCGTGGTTGATCAGCACGGACCCGTCCTTGTAGACGTGCACCAGCGCACCGGCCTGGTTGAACGCCGTCAGGTTGAACGAGATCCCGAACTTCACCGGCGTCATCGCCAACCCACGCTTCAGGTACGGATGCGCGGCGTTGAACTCCGCGATCTCCAGAACCCGCTGGTCCACATCACCAAGCGACTGCACCTGCGACCAGCAGGACTCGAGCCGGTCCGCGTGCCGCACCGGCTGCCCGTACGGCGTCGAGTCGCCCGGCTGGTAGAAGTTCCGCCGCCGCAGGTCCAGGGCGTCGTACCCGAGCAGCGGGGCGCACCGTCCGAGGATGTCCTCGATCACCAGCATCCCCTGCGGCCCGCCGAACCCGCGGAACGCGGTCTGCGACGTCTTGTTGGTCTTCGCGATCTGCCCGTCCACGCGGACGTGCGGGATCTCGTACGCGTTGTCGATGTGGCACATCGCCCGCGCCAGCACCGGCTCCGACAGGTCGAGGCTCCACCCGCCGTCGGCGGTGATCGTCGCGTCCAGTGCGACCAATCGACCGTCGTCCGAGAAGCCAACGGTCCAGGCCGAGTGGAACCCGTGCCGCTTGCCCGACATCGTCATGTCCTGCGTCCGGTTCAGCCGCAACCGCACCGGCCGTCCCGTCAGCGTGGCGCCGAGCGCCGCGATCGCCGCGAACCCGTGCGGCTGCATCTCCTTGCCGCCGAATCCGCCGCCCATCCGCAGGCACTGCACGGTCACCGAATGACTGGCCAGCCCGAGCACATGCGCGACGATCTCCTGCGTCTCCGACGGATGCTGCGTACTCGACTGCACGAAGATCTGCCCGTACTCGTCGACCAACGCCAACGCCGCATGTGTCTCCAGGTAGAAGTGCTCCTGCCCGGCGAACTCGAACTCACCACTGAATACGTGTGCAGCCTCGCCGAGCGCACCGGTCACGTCGCCGCGCTCCAGGTGCCGCCCGATGCCCTGGAAGCTCCCCGCCGCGATCGCCTCGCGGACGCTCACCAGCGACGGCAGCGGCTCGTACTCGACCTCGACAGCCGTCGCCCCGAGCCGCGCGGCCTCCAGCGTCTCCGCGAGTACCCAACACACCGCGTGCCCGTTGAACATCACCTCGTCCGGGAAGAGCGGCTCGTCGTGCTTCACGCCCGCGTCGTTGACCCCCGGTACGTCGTCTCCGGTCAGCACCCGGACGACGCCCGGTACGTCGTACGCCGGCTTCACCCGCAGCGCCGTCACCCGCGCGTGTGCATGCGGGGACTGCACCGGGAACGCGTGCAGTACGTCGCGGGTGCGCATCACCAGATCGTCCGTGTACAAGGCGGTTCCGGTCACGTGCAGCGCGGCGCTCTCGTGCGGCAGTGGTACGCCGACCACCGCGGCGGCCGGTCGTTCGGACAGCGAGCTCATGCGCTCACCTCCTGGTGGTAGAAGCGCAGTAGCGATTGGCCGAGCATCGCGGAGCGGTACGACGAGCTCGCCCGGTGGTCGTCCATCGGCGTACCCTCACCCGCCATCACCGCGGCGGCCGTCCGGACGGTCGTTTCGTTCCACGGCAGACCGATGAGCGCTGCTTCGGTCGCGCTCGCACGCAACGGGGTCGCGGCGACGCCGCCCAATCCGATCTTCGCGTCCTGAACGGTGCCGTCGGCAACGGTCAGGGCGTACCCGATCGCGACGCTGGAGATGTCGTCGAAGCGCCGCTTGGCGATCTTGTGAAAAGCAGTAACCGGTGCCAAAGGCAACGGAACCACGATCGTCTTGATCAGCTCGTCAGGCGCCTTCACAGTCTGCCGGTAACCGGTGAAGTACTCGGCCAACCGCACCACTCGCTCCCCGCGCCCCGACGCCAGAACCAGCGTGGCATCCAGTGCCAGGAGTGCGGGTGGTGTATCTCCGATCGGTGATCCGGTCCCCAGGTTCCCGCCGATCGTCGCCCCGTTCCGGATCAACCGCGACGCGAACTGCGGAAACAGCTGGGCGAGCAACGGCACCCGCCCGTCCAACCGCCGCTCGATCTCCGTCAGCGTCAACGCCGCCCCGAGCCGTACCTCGCCGGACCCGAAACTGAACTCCCGCAACTCCTCCAGCCGGTCGATCGCGATCGTCAACGGCGGCCGCGACCCGAAGATGTTCACCTGTACGCCGAGGTCGGTCGAACCGGCCACCACCACCGCATCGTCCCGCTCACGCAGTACGGCGAGTGCGTGGTCCAGCGACGCCGGGCGGATGAACTCGCCCTCCGGGGAGACCATCCCGGTGGTGGCGGGCGCGGGCGGCGCCGATTCCCGCCGTACGGCGAGCGCGTCGTCGTCGGCCGGCTCGTCCAGCGCATATGCAGCATCCCGGATCGGCCGATACCCCGTACACCGGCACAAGTTCCCGCTCAACGAGTGCAGGTCGAACCCGTTCGCCCCGTGCTCATGATCACCCTCACCACACGCGCGGCCGGGGCGGTAGTACTCCGCCGCCATGCTGCAGATGAAGCCCGGGGTGCAGTAGCCGCACTGGGAGCCGCCGCGGACCGCCATCTCCTTCTGCACCGGGTGCAGGTCGGCGGCGGACCCCAGCCCCTCGGAGGTGATGACTTCCTGACCGTCCAGTGAGGCGACCGGGAGCAGGCACGCGTTGACGGCGATCCACTCGGTGGCGGTCGTCGTACCAGGGCGGGCGACCAGCACCGAGCAGGCGCCGCACTCGCCCTCGGCGCAGCCCTCCTTGGCGCCGGTCAGGCCGCGGTTGCGGAGCCAGTCGAGGACCGTGGTGTGAACGGAGATGTCGCCCAGAGGGGTGACCTCTCCGTTCACGGTCAGGGCGGGAGTACGCAGGGCTTGGGTGGTCATCTGTTGCTGCTCCATCGGGTGCGGGCGCTGTGGATCGGGTTGGCGTCGGACACGAAGTCGTCGAACCGGTAGCCGGCGATCTTCGCGATCTCGAGCAGGGCGGCCGCGTGCTCCTGGTTCTCGCAGTTCCCGAGCCGTTCGCGGCCCTGCTCGAGGATCCGTTCGTACGACTCGGCGTCCCGCACCGAGATCACCAGCGGGAACCCGAACCGTTCCTCGTACGCCGACGTGATCGCGGTCAGCTCGTCCCGCTCGGGATCGCCGAGGAACGTCAGCCCCTTGTCGGACTGGTCGCGCAGCGAGGCTTCGCCGCTCAACCCGTCGGCGACGAACTGCGACCCGAGCTGCGGGTACGCCTGGATCAGCTCCACCTGCTCGTCGCGGGACCCGGAGAACAAGGCCTCCTGGAACGACCGCCGCAGCGCGTGCGTGTCGGCGTACGGGCGCATCTCCCAGGCCCGCTCGACGGCCCAGCGCGGTCCCTGGAACAGCTCGCCGAACGTGTCCACGAACTCCGCCTGCGTCATCGTGTTCACCTGGTCCAGCCGGACCGTGTCGCCGGGCTGCCCGGCGACCGCCGGGCCGAAGTTCTTGCCGACGTGGTGGAACAGGATGTTCAGGAAGATCGCGGTCAGGCTGCCGAGCGTGATGCCGCTGCCGAAGATGATCTGGGCCCAGTGCGGCACCGCCTGCGCGACCTGCGGCTGGGCGGTCACGTACATCGCCAGCCCGACGCTGGTCGCGACGATCACCACGTTCCGGTGGTCGTGGAAGTCGACCTTCGCCAGCGTCTGGAACCCGACCACCGCCACCGTCGCGAACATCGCCAGCGCCGCGCCGCCGAGCACCGGATGCGGTACGCCGGCCACGATCGCGCCGGCCTTCGGCAGCAGCCCGATCAGGATCATGATCGCCCCGGCGGTGGCGACCACCCAGCGGCTGCGGATCCGGGTCAGCCGGACCAGGCCGACGTTCTCCGCGAAGCAGGTGTACGGGAACGAGTTGAAGACGCCGCCGATCGTGGTCGCCAGTCCGTCGGCGCGCAGCGCCCGGGCGATGTCGTCGCGGCTGATCCGCTTCTCGACGATCTCACCGGTCGCGAACACGTCACCGGTGGTCTCGACCGCGGTGATCAGCATGACCACGACCATCGAGATGATCGCCGCGACCGAGAACTTCGGCCAGCCGAAGTAGAACGGCTGCGTGACGCCGACCCAGGCCGCGTCGTGGACGGCGCCGAAGTGCGCGTCGCCGAACGCCCAGGCCACCAGCGTGCCGGCGACCAGCCCGACCAGTACGGCGATGGTCGCCATGAACCCCTTGAACACGCGCTGGATCAGCACGATCAGCGCCAGCGTGCCGAGTGCGTACACCATGTTCTTGCCGCTGGTCGGTGCCGCCGTCGGTCCCGCCCCGCCGACGGCGTCCCCGGCCGCGACCGGCAGCAGCGCCAGACCGATGATCGTGATCACCGAGCCGGTCACCACTGGCGGGAAGAACCGGATCAGCTTGCTGAAGTACGGCGCGATGAAGAACGTGGCCAGCCCGGCGACCAGGACGGCGCCGTAGATCACCAGCAGACCGTTGGTGCCGCCACCGGCCGCGAGCCCGATCGCGATCATCGGCGAGACCGCCGTGAACGTGACGCCCTGCAGCAGCGGCAGCCGGACGCCGACCTTCCAGAACCCGACGGACTGGATGATCGAGGCGATCCCGCAGGTGAAGAGGTCCGCGTTGATCAGGTGGATCAGCTGTTGCGTGTTCAGCCCGATCGCGCTGGCGAGCAGGATCGGTACGATCACCGCCCCGGCGTAGAACGCCAGCACGTGCTGCGTGCCGTACACCGCGAGCTTGCCAGGGGGTAGCACCTGGTCGACTGGGTGGCGGCTGGGCCGCAGGTTTGCCTTCATCGGGGACACGCTCCTCGGGCTGCGTGGGGCGGCAGGGGATTTGACCTGCACCCGAGCATCTGCTCAGCAGCCGGTGGATTGCACCCGGTGAACCTCTGAAGATGAACGCCCGGAGAACGCTCTGTTTTGTGTGATCACACAACTACAGCGATTTGAGGGCGAGGAACACGTCCACCCGGTCCTCGAGGGTCGACAGATCGCGTCCGGTCAGTTGCTCAACGCGTTCGATCCGGTAGCGAACGGTGTTGACGTGCAGGTGCAGCGACTCCGCCGTACGCGTCCACGAACACGAGCAGGCGAGGAAGGCCTGCAGCGTCATGAGCAGGTCCGCATGGGTACGTCGGTCGTGGTCGAGGACCGCCCCGAGGACGCGGTTCGTGTACGTACGCCGTACGTCGTCGGGCAGCGTGGCGAGCAGGAGGATGTGTGAGGCGACCTCGTCCGACGTGACGACCGAGACCGGTGCGCGGGCCGCGCCGGCCGCACGCTGGGCGAACCGGGCCTCCTCGAGCGCGCCGGCGAGCGCGTCGATCGACGTCTCGCCGCTGATCCCGACCGCGAGATGTGCCCGATTCAGCCCTGGAGCGAGCCGCCCGAAGGCGCGCCGGAGGTGCTCCGGGAGCTCCGGCGTGAAGGGCAGGAAGGCGACCAGCAGCCCGTCCCGGCCGGGCGCGACGACGGCCGGACCGACCGTCAGCGCGACATCCTCCAGCAACGTCAGCGCGACCTCGGCAGGACCGTCGTCGCGGAGGCCGGCGACCGCGACGACCAGCGGGCGCTCCGAGTGCGCACCCGCCTGGCGCAGGCGCGCGGCGACCTCGGCCTGGGCGGCACCGGACTCGACGAGGGCGAGGGCGTCGGCGACCAGCGGCCGGAGCGCGCGCCGTCCCTCGTCGCGGCGGGCGCGGTCCAGCGCGGCGATCGCGCAGAGTTCGTGCACCGCCTCGACGTGATCGCGGGTCCAGGTGGTGTAGTCGCCGTCGATCACCAGGAACCAGGCGGTCAACCGGTTGCCGAACCCCGATCCGATCGGGAACAGGCTGTACGGCGTCACCTCGGGCGCGGCCGCCACCGCGGGCATCCGGTCGGTGGCCAGGAATCGCCGGGTCACCGCGTCGACCGTCTCGGCGTCGAGCTCGCTCGGCCCGGGCACGACGTGCCGCCCGGTCGCGGTCAGCACCCGGCAGTCGTGCCCGATCTCGGCGGAGATCCGCGCCGCGAGCTCGTCGAGGCTGCGCCCGGCGGCGATCGACGACAGCAGTTGCCGCTGGCGGACCAGGCTCGCCGACAACCGTGCCCCGGTCTCGGCCGATCCCGCCGCCGCGGCGTACTCGGTGATGTCCGCGAACGCGATCTCGACCGGTACCTCGATCAGCGTCACCTCGTGCCGCCGGCACGCCTCGATCAGATCGGCTGGCACGTCCCCCAACTGCGCCTTCCCGGCCAGGATCGTGGTGGCGCCGCGGCCCGCCATCGAGGCGACGAACACCTCGCTGTCCATCGGCCGCCGCCGCCAGACCAACCCGGTGAGGACCACTTCCCCACCGTTCAGGTACCGCCCGGGATCCAGCAGATCGGTCGTCACCAGCCGCCCGATCGGCCGATCCAGTACGCCGCCCGCGGAGTACAGCAGCCGCAACCCGAGCTCGGGCGCGTCCAGCAGTTCGGTGAGCAGCACGGCAAACCTCCTTTAGAGGAACGTACAACGCGCGCGTACGCGGGGGACAGCCCTCGCAGACGCTTGACGCCCAGGGTTCCTCGACTTATGGTCATTTCGCAGAACAGAAATCAAGTTCCACAATGCGGAAAGTTGGACGGGATGAGTCACCAGTTGCGGTACACGGTGAACTGTTCGTTGCTGTTCACCGAGCGGCCCCTTCTCGAGCGGCCCGCGGCCGCCCGGCGGGCCGGGTTCAGCGCGGTGGAGTTCTGGTGGCCGTTCGTCGAGGCCGTCCCGCCGGACCGCCAGGTCGACGCGTTCGTCACCGCGGTCACCGACGCCGGCGTCCAGCTGACCGGCCTGAACTTCTTCGCCGGCGACATGCCGGGCGGCGACCGCGGACTGGTGTCCTGGCCGAAGCGGTCCGGCGAGTTCCGCGACAACATCGACGTCGCGGTCGGCATCGGCGAGCGCCTCGGTACCCAGGGCTTCAACGCGCTGTACGGCAACCGGGTGGACGGCGCGACCGAGCAGGAGCAGGACGACGTCGCGGTCGAGAACCTCCGACTGGCCGCACAGGCCGCCGCGCGGATCGGCGCCACCGTCCTGGTCGAGCCGGTCAGCGGCGCACCGCGGTACCCGCTGAAGCTCGCCGCCGACGCCCTCGGCGTGATCGACCGCGTGCAGGCCGGGTACGACGTACCGAACCTCGGGCTGCTCGCGGACCTGTACCACCTCGCGGTCAACGGCGACGACGTCGACCGGGTGATCGCCGAGCACACCGACCGGGTCGCGCACGTGCAGATCGCCGACAACCCGGGCCGCAACGAGCCCGGTACCGGCACGCTCCCGCTCGACCACCAGCTCAGCGCCCTGGAAGCCGGAGGTTACGCCGGCTGGGTCGGGCTCGAGTACAAGCCGTCCACCACCTCGGAAACAAGCTTCGGCTGGCTGCCGTTCGAGCGCCGCTGACATCCCCTAGGAGACGAAATGACGAACATCGCCTTCATCGGCCTCGGCATCATGGGTAACCCGATGGCCGTCCACCTCGCCAACGCCGGGCACACCGTGGCCGGCGTGGACCACAGCCCGGAGCGCGCCGCCGCGCTGATCGAGGCCGGCGGCCGGGCCGCCGGCTCGATCGCCGACGCGGTCAAGGGCGCCGACGTGATCTGCGTGATGGTGCCGGACTCGCCGGACGTCCAGGACGTCCTCGAAGGCGAGAACGGCGTCTTCCAGAACGCAGACACCGGCGCGCTCATCATCGACTTCTCCAGCATCCGCCCGGACGTCACCCAGCAGCTCGCCGAGCAGGCCCGCGCGCTCGGCTTCCGGCTGCTCGACGCCCCGGTCTCCGGCGGCGAGGCCGGCGCGAAGAACGCCGCGCTCTCGATCATGGTCGGCGGCGAGGCGGACGACTTCGCGCAGGCCAAGCCGGTGTTCGACGCGGTCGGCAAGACCGTCGTGCACGTCGGCCCGAGCGGCTCCGGCCAGACCGTGAAGGCGGCCAACCAGCTGATCGTCGCCGCGAACATCCAGGCGGTCGCCGAGGCGGTCGTCTTCCTGGAGGCGTACGGCGTCGACACGAAGGCTGCCCTCGAGGTCCTGGGCGGCGGCCTGGCCGGCTCGACCGTCCTCAACCAGAAGAAGGAGAACATGCTGTCGCGCTCCTTCGAGCCCGGGTTCCGGATCGACCTGCACCACAAGGACATGGGCATCGTCACCGCGGCCGCCCGCGAGGCCGGCGTCGTCGTACCGCTGGGTGCCCTGGTGGCGCAGCTGGTCGCGTCCGCCCGCGCGAACGGCGACGGCAAACTCGACCACTCCGCGCTGCTCCGTGGTGTGGAGCGGCTGTCCGGGAAGGACGTCAACTGATGGCTCGCATGCGGGCGGTGGATGCCGCCGTACTGATCCTGGAGAAGGAAGGCTCGACACAGGCCTTCGGGCTGCCGGGGGCCGCGATCAACCCGTTCTACAGCGCGATCCGCGCGCACGGCGGCATCAAGCACGTGCTCGCCCGGCACGTCGAGGCCGCGTCGCACATGGCCGAGGGGTACACCCGGGCTCGTGCGGGCAACATCGGCATCTGCATCGGTACGTCGGGGCCTGCCGGTACAGACATGATCACCGGCCTGTACTCCGCGTCCGCGGACTCGATCCCGATCCTGTGCATCACCGGGCAGGCGCCGGTCGCGAAGCTGCACAAGGAGGACTTCCAGGCCGTCGACATCTCCGCGATCGCCAAGCCGGTCGCGAAGTGGGCGGTCACGGTGATGGAGGCCGCGCAGGTCCCGGGCACCTTCCAGAAGGCGTTCCAGGTGATGCGCGAAGGCCGTCCGGGCCCGGTGCTGATCGACCTGCCGATCGACGTCCAGC harbors:
- a CDS encoding type IV toxin-antitoxin system AbiEi family antitoxin domain-containing protein, which codes for MNRRLEVVAAGRGGWFTRPDALAAGYSDSQIRQRVRTGQWIRMGFNSYVDPRGWQADEPPWDRAVRLHRLTVRMARERLGDVVVSHQSAAMLHGLPVWGADLTKAHFTRLGSGQSRVGRSIQVHRGAIAADEVVELEGLELTRCERAIVETACTTSYEVGVVLADAALRMRLTTRDRLAAVVRRHRHWRGLPAAYTAVQFADGLSESVGESRLRVLMANHGLPKPEPQVVIRINWPDLDVPHDTAARLWRAMSVYAKGTGDKQLPIASPRRG
- the xdhC gene encoding xanthine dehydrogenase accessory protein XdhC; protein product: MEWVKAVQRLRARREAGVLVTVLSVRGHAPREAGAKMVVAADNVWATVGGGNLEALAVERSREMIAQGIGSPEVLTAALSDKAPYQHGVQCCGGEVQLLLEPLPVVPSVAIFGVGHVGLELARILARHDIELHLVDSRADQLTTGRLGVLDDAVAQVHVHNVPVLPELVVGELPPGTHVVIMTHDHAEDAALCDAAIRNDQLATIGLIGSSAKWTRFQRKLADDGNPPEAIARITTPIGIPTVTGKEPAVIAVSTAAWLLERFTTERAPQQTTGEAAAASTSTAGAHAASAQSAARLPVPARSAERRPASAQRKATA
- the guaD gene encoding guanine deaminase yields the protein MTLYRGTFIDTPENPFTGARLRVDSDAGLLVENGLIVARGPYLEIREAHPAEQVVDLRDGVVLPGFVDTHVHFPQIRAVGGLGLPLLEWLDRYALPEEARMADVGYATGVANEFVRGLAAAGTTSALVFGAHYADAVDALFNAASQVGLRITSGLVLSDRLLRPELLTTPVRAYAESLALANRWHGVGRNRYAVTPRFSLSCTDDLLATCRELMEAIPGALFTSHVNENEAEIATVADLFGGSDYVTTYDRHGLVDRRTVLAHNVHPTDVELKTLATSGATVAHCPTSNAALGSGLFPLTRHLQYGVRVALGSDVGAGTGFSLLKEGLQAYFCQQLLGDHGRPLTAAHLLYLATTAGAEALDLPQVGHLSVGHYFDAQLLRPAEGSPLAVAITHADDTEEALARIFTLGTPTDIQAVWINGDLLH
- the xdhB gene encoding xanthine dehydrogenase molybdopterin binding subunit; this translates as MSSLSERPAAAVVGVPLPHESAALHVTGTALYTDDLVMRTRDVLHAFPVQSPHAHARVTALRVKPAYDVPGVVRVLTGDDVPGVNDAGVKHDEPLFPDEVMFNGHAVCWVLAETLEAARLGATAVEVEYEPLPSLVSVREAIAAGSFQGIGRHLERGDVTGALGEAAHVFSGEFEFAGQEHFYLETHAALALVDEYGQIFVQSSTQHPSETQEIVAHVLGLASHSVTVQCLRMGGGFGGKEMQPHGFAAIAALGATLTGRPVRLRLNRTQDMTMSGKRHGFHSAWTVGFSDDGRLVALDATITADGGWSLDLSEPVLARAMCHIDNAYEIPHVRVDGQIAKTNKTSQTAFRGFGGPQGMLVIEDILGRCAPLLGYDALDLRRRNFYQPGDSTPYGQPVRHADRLESCWSQVQSLGDVDQRVLEIAEFNAAHPYLKRGLAMTPVKFGISFNLTAFNQAGALVHVYKDGSVLINHGGTEMGQGLHTKMLQVAATTLGVPLERVRLAPTRTDKVPNTSATAASSGADLNGAAIKNACEQIRERLAQVAGGKLGISPHDVRFVDGVVRGLSGDGVGWNELVNLAYHQRVQLWAAGFYRTEGLHWDANAMRGEPFKYFAYGVAASEVEVDGFTGAYTLRRVDIVHDVGDSLSPLIDIGQIEGGFVQGAGWLTLEDLRWDSKTGRLSTQAASTYKLPSFSEMPEVFNVTLLEKAHEEGAVYGSKAVGEPPLMLAFSVREALRQAAAAFGPPGTSVDLPSPATPEAVYWAVERARGGTSWSG
- a CDS encoding xanthine dehydrogenase small subunit, translating into MTTQALRTPALTVNGEVTPLGDISVHTTVLDWLRNRGLTGAKEGCAEGECGACSVLVARPGTTTATEWIAVNACLLPVASLDGQEVITSEGLGSAADLHPVQKEMAVRGGSQCGYCTPGFICSMAAEYYRPGRACGEGDHEHGANGFDLHSLSGNLCRCTGYRPIRDAAYALDEPADDDALAVRRESAPPAPATTGMVSPEGEFIRPASLDHALAVLRERDDAVVVAGSTDLGVQVNIFGSRPPLTIAIDRLEELREFSFGSGEVRLGAALTLTEIERRLDGRVPLLAQLFPQFASRLIRNGATIGGNLGTGSPIGDTPPALLALDATLVLASGRGERVVRLAEYFTGYRQTVKAPDELIKTIVVPLPLAPVTAFHKIAKRRFDDISSVAIGYALTVADGTVQDAKIGLGGVAATPLRASATEAALIGLPWNETTVRTAAAVMAGEGTPMDDHRASSSYRSAMLGQSLLRFYHQEVSA